The following proteins are encoded in a genomic region of Paenibacillus sp. FSL R7-0273:
- a CDS encoding GntR family transcriptional regulator has translation MTKRKEMEIYRDIKLAITQHKLLPNTQLVEDALAEAFQVSRTPIRNVLRRLAMEKLVTVIPYRGAFVSCPSVDEAREVFEMRRVIETSMVRKLCAIVKPEQLAPLEILIREEHEASHEGDIVGALDVTVDIHLKLAELADNYYYYHFLEELISLTSVIISLYGTNQSFCHDHEELLAAILRQDGEQAAHIMEEHLWQIERSLNFTETTTNVLNFKEIFHK, from the coding sequence ATGACTAAAAGAAAGGAGATGGAGATCTACAGGGACATTAAACTCGCAATCACGCAACACAAGCTGCTGCCGAATACACAGCTGGTTGAGGATGCGCTGGCTGAAGCGTTTCAGGTCAGCCGTACGCCCATAAGGAATGTTCTAAGAAGACTGGCGATGGAGAAGCTGGTTACAGTCATTCCATACCGGGGGGCCTTTGTCTCCTGTCCCAGTGTCGATGAGGCGAGAGAGGTCTTTGAAATGCGGCGGGTCATCGAAACATCAATGGTCCGGAAGCTGTGCGCAATCGTGAAGCCTGAGCAACTAGCCCCGCTGGAGATTCTTATCCGGGAGGAGCATGAGGCTAGTCATGAAGGTGATATTGTCGGGGCGCTGGATGTCACAGTAGATATACATCTAAAGCTGGCAGAGCTGGCGGATAACTATTATTACTATCATTTTTTAGAGGAGCTGATCTCACTCACCTCGGTTATCATTTCCCTCTACGGGACGAATCAGAGCTTCTGTCATGACCATGAGGAATTATTAGCGGCCATTCTGCGGCAGGACGGAGAGCAGGCGGCTCATATTATGGAAGAGCATCTCTGGCAGATCGAGCGTTCGCTGAATTTTACCGAGACGACGACCAATGTGCTGAATTTTAAGGAAATTTTTCATAAGTGA
- a CDS encoding extracellular solute-binding protein, with amino-acid sequence MKKRAFMLGMMTAATTVLGACGSEANEGAAAESGSTITITLMHRYQDSNIGKSPEDTAVLDGLKRFRADYPNVEVIEEQLQNEDYSIKAQALAAADDMPDVFIVPGSWMTNFVDNEIALPLNAELDKRTEWRDGYRAGTLDAGTREGQVYGIPIAAGPTHLIYYNADMFAEAGYSQFPATWQELMDAGGKLAEKGVNLFSYGDKSKGYAMSSWISALTDRISGPEWTESILTGGGAKFTDKGFVQAIGIMSDLAKAGYLNKDLNSVDSDTMVNYYFEGRSAAFVSGIWSAMNVVNNAPAEITDATRVAVFPGVDGGLGNPLSSSGGAGVYYSVNAGVQAGEKLDAIMTMLDYMTGSGSAKLMAEVGGFPAFDPGAFDTAKLHPVALAAYEASAAADATKIFDLWFDASIVEVINTGIQGVMAGSSTPEQLAQETQKAYETFLANP; translated from the coding sequence TTGAAAAAACGGGCATTCATGCTGGGTATGATGACGGCGGCAACGACTGTACTGGGCGCTTGCGGAAGCGAAGCCAATGAGGGGGCGGCGGCTGAAAGCGGCAGCACCATCACCATAACGCTTATGCATAGATACCAGGACTCCAATATCGGCAAAAGCCCGGAGGATACTGCAGTGCTTGACGGGCTGAAGCGGTTCCGTGCAGATTATCCGAATGTCGAGGTCATTGAAGAGCAGCTGCAGAACGAGGATTACTCCATCAAGGCCCAGGCACTGGCAGCGGCTGATGATATGCCCGATGTATTCATCGTCCCCGGCTCATGGATGACCAATTTCGTAGATAACGAAATCGCACTTCCCCTGAACGCTGAACTGGATAAGCGTACCGAGTGGCGCGACGGTTACCGCGCAGGAACACTGGATGCCGGAACACGTGAAGGTCAGGTGTATGGCATTCCAATCGCAGCCGGGCCAACCCATCTGATCTATTACAACGCAGATATGTTCGCAGAGGCCGGATACAGCCAGTTCCCTGCGACCTGGCAGGAGCTGATGGATGCGGGCGGAAAGCTGGCCGAGAAGGGTGTTAATCTGTTCTCATACGGAGACAAGTCTAAAGGCTACGCGATGTCCAGCTGGATAAGCGCCTTAACCGACCGGATAAGCGGACCGGAATGGACCGAATCCATCCTGACAGGAGGCGGAGCGAAATTCACAGACAAGGGCTTCGTGCAGGCAATCGGTATAATGAGTGATCTGGCCAAAGCCGGTTATCTGAACAAGGATCTGAATTCTGTTGATTCCGATACTATGGTCAACTATTACTTCGAAGGCCGCTCCGCGGCATTTGTCAGCGGCATCTGGTCAGCAATGAACGTGGTGAACAATGCACCGGCAGAAATCACTGATGCTACGCGAGTGGCCGTATTCCCGGGTGTTGACGGGGGTCTGGGCAATCCGCTCAGTTCTTCCGGAGGAGCCGGCGTCTATTACAGCGTCAATGCGGGCGTCCAGGCTGGTGAGAAGCTTGATGCCATTATGACTATGCTTGATTATATGACCGGTTCCGGCAGCGCCAAGCTGATGGCTGAGGTCGGGGGCTTTCCGGCTTTTGATCCCGGAGCATTTGATACGGCCAAGCTTCATCCGGTTGCACTTGCGGCTTATGAGGCCAGTGCGGCAGCCGACGCAACCAAAATCTTCGACCTTTGGTTCGACGCCTCGATTGTTGAAGTCATCAATACAGGAATTCAAGGTGTAATGGCAGGGTCCAGTACACCGGAACAGCTGGCCCAGGAAACCCAGAAGGCCTATGAGACCTTTTTGGCCAATCCTTAA
- a CDS encoding carbohydrate ABC transporter permease translates to MGKALRPKGWVLLAYLLPGLIIYSFVVLVPIFSAFRYSFYSWTGGPKKTYIGIGNYLELLRDEVFWHSFLNNVLMTVYGLIGQVGLAFIFALLLMSKIVKLKGLHRTMSYFPSTLAPVIIAFLWMLIYNYNYGLLNAGLTKLGLGNLVQSWLDLTGPIVLLVSIPLSWQNIGFFTLLMLAGLSSINKEVLEVAELDGATGVRKAWYVIIPLAKPTLVVASLLCIANNMRGFEHIYAMTGGGPGNASSVMALYAYQTSFLRFRYGYGSALAIAIIALTMLMILLSTLALKRGENQKGGAY, encoded by the coding sequence ATGGGCAAGGCGCTGCGCCCGAAGGGCTGGGTGCTTCTGGCATATCTGCTTCCGGGACTTATAATATATTCCTTTGTTGTGCTGGTTCCCATATTTTCCGCTTTCCGTTACAGCTTCTACTCATGGACGGGAGGCCCCAAAAAAACGTATATCGGTATAGGCAACTACCTGGAGCTGCTCCGGGATGAGGTGTTCTGGCATTCATTCCTGAACAATGTGCTTATGACGGTATACGGCCTGATTGGACAAGTAGGGCTCGCCTTTATTTTTGCTCTGCTGCTGATGTCCAAAATCGTCAAGCTGAAGGGCCTGCACCGGACGATGAGCTATTTTCCATCCACACTGGCTCCTGTGATCATCGCATTCCTCTGGATGCTGATCTACAACTATAATTACGGGCTGTTGAACGCCGGATTGACCAAGCTCGGTCTTGGTAACCTGGTGCAATCCTGGCTCGATCTGACAGGTCCGATTGTCCTCCTGGTGTCCATTCCTCTATCCTGGCAAAATATCGGGTTCTTTACACTGCTGATGCTGGCGGGGCTGTCATCGATTAACAAGGAGGTTTTGGAGGTTGCTGAGCTGGACGGGGCTACAGGTGTCCGTAAGGCCTGGTATGTCATTATTCCATTGGCCAAGCCTACGCTGGTCGTTGCCTCTCTGCTCTGCATCGCCAATAATATGCGCGGCTTCGAGCATATCTACGCAATGACCGGAGGGGGGCCGGGCAATGCATCCTCAGTAATGGCGCTGTATGCGTACCAGACCTCGTTCCTCCGCTTCCGCTACGGATATGGTTCGGCACTGGCTATTGCCATTATTGCACTGACCATGCTCATGATCCTGCTCTCGACACTTGCGCTGAAACGCGGGGAGAATCAAAAGGGAGGTGCGTATTAA
- a CDS encoding carbohydrate ABC transporter permease — MELQLELKSQASSRRLLPGPAKLMVNALMLLFTASCIIPLLWIGYSSLKTQAEFANNILSLPSAPQFGNYLEAIKITNMLQLSWNSARVTLLSVIGITAISFVTGYITARLDFKGKKAMIFYYLFGMLVPIHALLVPIYLLFKNFGLADEWYTLIIPYIAFNLSLPIMLVSSYVVGIPKEIEEAAAIDGLSFSGTMFRIIFPIAVPVLTTVAILQFFSCWNEFSFALVLLKDESLRTVPLGMSYFKSQHSTNYPQLMAGMVLSMLPVTLVYFTFSSRIIAGVMSGAVKG, encoded by the coding sequence ATGGAGCTCCAGCTGGAATTAAAATCGCAGGCCAGCTCCCGCCGGCTGCTTCCGGGTCCGGCCAAGCTGATGGTGAACGCATTAATGCTGCTTTTTACCGCCAGCTGCATTATACCGCTGCTCTGGATTGGTTATTCATCCCTGAAAACGCAGGCGGAGTTCGCCAACAATATTCTCAGCCTGCCCAGTGCCCCGCAGTTCGGAAATTATCTGGAGGCCATCAAAATCACCAATATGCTCCAGCTGTCCTGGAACAGCGCGAGAGTGACGCTCCTGTCGGTTATCGGTATTACGGCAATTTCGTTCGTAACAGGCTACATCACGGCCCGGCTCGACTTCAAGGGAAAGAAGGCAATGATATTTTACTACCTGTTCGGTATGCTTGTGCCGATTCACGCCCTGCTTGTTCCGATCTATCTCTTATTCAAAAATTTCGGCTTGGCAGACGAATGGTACACGCTGATTATTCCGTATATTGCCTTTAACCTGTCTCTTCCAATCATGCTGGTCAGCAGCTACGTGGTCGGCATTCCTAAAGAAATCGAAGAAGCGGCAGCTATTGACGGTCTCAGCTTCAGCGGAACGATGTTCCGTATCATTTTCCCGATCGCAGTGCCGGTGCTGACTACGGTCGCTATTCTGCAGTTTTTCTCCTGCTGGAACGAATTTTCCTTTGCACTGGTGCTGCTCAAGGATGAGTCGCTGCGGACAGTTCCGCTTGGAATGTCGTATTTTAAGTCTCAGCACAGTACCAACTATCCGCAGCTGATGGCGGGGATGGTCCTGTCGATGCTTCCTGTTACCTTAGTCTATTTTACATTCAGCTCGCGCATTATCGCCGGCGTCATGTCAGGCGCAGTCAAGGGATAA
- a CDS encoding DUF6282 family protein, producing MLNNNYNQEQTQLRTPDRSRWNESFYRRSMELPDELLIGAIDSHVHAGPVLNSNPGHLDPIQVAQEAAAAGMKSIVYYDVFGWASGMAWVVNRHVPGIHTYGGYLMNSCHGGMNPRSVKTALHMEEGCRFISFGSHCTRHSAERESTLIDGKLVPFKDAFPKFAEKELPVATSIPLEGPVSEELDEILSMVAEHPEVYLNTGHVSVPEALRLLDLAEQYGIAKVLIAHPVRGQMTIEEQKAAAARGAFLEACLVDWLYPDVPRTHYYVEREYMDMGAELGRFSNATKWMKTIREVGIGQFVLGTDYGIRAASTPVQGMRTMIASMLDYQFSPDDIYRMVATNPARLIGIES from the coding sequence ATGCTAAATAACAATTACAATCAGGAACAGACTCAGCTGCGGACACCAGACCGGTCACGCTGGAATGAATCCTTTTACCGCAGATCAATGGAGCTGCCGGATGAGCTGCTGATTGGTGCTATTGACAGTCATGTGCATGCCGGTCCTGTATTGAATTCGAACCCCGGACATCTTGATCCGATCCAGGTGGCACAGGAAGCGGCTGCTGCAGGCATGAAAAGCATTGTGTATTATGATGTTTTTGGCTGGGCTTCAGGAATGGCGTGGGTTGTAAACCGGCATGTTCCGGGGATTCATACGTATGGAGGCTATTTGATGAATTCCTGCCATGGCGGCATGAATCCGCGTTCGGTGAAAACTGCGCTGCACATGGAGGAGGGCTGCCGCTTCATCAGCTTTGGATCGCATTGTACCCGCCATTCCGCAGAACGGGAGTCTACACTTATTGACGGGAAGCTGGTTCCATTCAAGGACGCTTTTCCGAAATTCGCAGAGAAGGAGCTGCCTGTGGCAACATCAATCCCGCTGGAAGGGCCTGTATCGGAAGAGTTGGACGAAATTCTGAGCATGGTGGCGGAGCATCCGGAGGTGTATCTGAACACGGGGCATGTATCTGTCCCTGAGGCGCTCCGTCTGCTGGATCTTGCGGAGCAATACGGTATAGCTAAGGTGCTGATCGCCCATCCGGTGCGCGGCCAGATGACGATAGAGGAGCAGAAAGCGGCCGCGGCCAGGGGCGCTTTTCTGGAAGCCTGTCTTGTGGACTGGCTGTATCCTGATGTTCCCCGGACACATTATTATGTCGAGCGGGAATACATGGACATGGGTGCTGAGCTAGGGCGCTTCTCAAATGCGACAAAATGGATGAAGACGATCCGCGAAGTCGGGATCGGCCAGTTCGTGCTCGGCACCGATTATGGCATCCGCGCAGCGTCAACACCGGTACAGGGGATGAGGACAATGATCGCCAGCATGCTGGATTACCAGTTCTCCCCGGACGATATATACCGGATGGTAGCCACCAATCCTGCAAGGCTAATCGGCATCGAGTCGTAG